The sequence agatcatgcactaaacatcccatttgcaactatgtttcctatgataatctctctccacagtttagagcatttacagcaaaccttgactctaccataataccgaaaaatatctacactgctctagagtgtcctgaatggaagaatgctgttatggaagagatgaaggctctcgaaaagaatagaacttgggagatctgtgctctacccaagggacataaaactgtaggatgcaaatgggtattctctctcaaatacaaagcagatggtacgcttgatagacacaaggcaaggttagttgcaaaggggttcactcaaacctatggtattgactattcggaaactttttctccagttgctaaattgaatactgttagagtcctgctatctgttgctgtgaacaaagattggcctctataccagctggatgttaagaatgcttttttgaatggagaccttgtggaggaagtctacatgagccccccaccaggatttgaagcccaatttggtcaggaggtgtgtaaactccaaaaatctctatatggtctgaaacagtctccgagagcatggtttgacagattcactacctttgtcaagtcccaagggtacagtcaagggcactctgaccatactttatttacaaaggcttccaaaacaggaaagatagctattctaattgtttatgtggatgacattgttttgactggagatgatcaaacagaaatcagtcaactaaagcagagaatgggtgatgaatttgaaatcaaagacttgggaaatctgaaatatttccttggaatggaggtggctagatcaaaagaaggtatttccgtgtctcagagaaaatacacccttgatttgctaaccgagacaggtatgttgggatgtcgtcctgctgatactcctattgaattcaactgtaaactaggaaactctgatgatcaagttccagttgataaagaacaatatcagcgccttgtaggtaaattaatttacttatcccatactcgtccggatatttcctttgctgtgagtgttgtcagccagtttatgcaggctccctatgagaaacatatggaagctgttaacagaatcctgagatacttgaaaaatacacctggtaaagggttgatgtttagaaaaacaaatagaaagaccattgaggcatatactgactcagattgggcaggatctgttattgatagaaagtctacatccggttattgtacctttgtttggggcaatcttgtaacttggaggagtaagaagcaaagtgttgtggccaggagcagtgctgaggctgaatacagagctatgagtctgggaatatgtgaggaaatttggctccagaaagtcttgtcagatcttcatcaggaatgtgagacaccattgaagcttttttgtgataataaagccgctattagtattgctaacaacccagtgcaacatgatagaactaaacatgttgagattgatcggcatttcatcaaagaaagacttgacagtggaagcatatgcattccgtacattccttcaagccaacagattgctgatgttcttaccaaggggcttctccgaccacacttcgacctttgcgttagcaagttgggactcattgatatttacctcccaacttgagggggagtgttagaattagtacttttggaaaaaataaaatataagattttatttcctaaatatttcctaaatcttttcctttcttattcctattgtactctatttatactccctttgtacctattgtttttgttcataagaaaaataataaaaactaaagtatcgtggtttttctcccggttctcgggtttccacgtaagtctcgggttgttgttaattgctttcaatagaTATCATGATTACTTTTTTATCACACAGCTAATGTTTGAGTTTTGTTCCAATATTAAGCCTGTTCACTAAGAAATGTAGTGAGAATTAGGTCTTAGATGTTGTCACTAATGATATGTGCTATAACAGGTCGTGTTGCTTGGTTCGGCTCCTGATCCACGcattcaaaatgattttgtgaATTTGGCAAATGAGTTGCATTCATCTTTTCCGGGTCGTGCTCGTCTTTGTTTGACTTATGACGAGCCTCTTTCGCACTTGGTATGTTTCTGCAGAACTTAGTTCAATAGTTCTTCCGATTAGTTTTTTAACCCAGCTATTCAATAATTGCAGATTTATGCTGGTGGAGATCTGATACTTGTCCCTTCAATTTTTGAGCCATGTGGTCTAACTCAGCTCACTGCAATGAGATATGGTTCAATACCCGTTGTCCGAAAAACTGGAGGTTTGGGCAATACTCTTTCCTCCTAAAGTGACATATTCCCTTTTCATCTACCTATTACTTGCATAGAATTACTTCGACTAATAGTTGAAGTAACTTTGCAATAATGGACAGACCATACATAATAATAAGTTAATATGATACCATGGGGTGGCAATGCCCGTGGTCTCTGACTAACACCTGCCTAGATGCTGGTGTTCGAATTTTAGGTGATCTTAATTTGGAGAACTCTTGATGTTTCAGAGTTTTGGCCTTTGTTTGCGGTGGACCTgtatacatatatgtatatatgtagtttataatcaaaatttctatttttttctaataaaataCGAACATAGCTAAAATAAAATGCCTGTGGAAGGAATTGGTATGTAAATCTTGGTACAGTgctaaatttaaaatacatCAATCAATTATTTTGAATGTAGCATGTCATAAAGAATCTAAAAGATGAAACTGTAGATTGTTACGATAATGAAATTCGGGGATAATAAGTAGCCAATTGTCAAACCTAGTCAAAGtaaaatacatttttcattTCAACAATCCAGAAGTAATTGTACGGTAAAGTCTCTGTTTACTTTTATTTGTAGGACTTTATGACACTGTATTTGACGTGGATCATGATAAAGAAAGAGCACAAGCAGCAGGCCTTGAACCAAATGGATTCAGTTTTGAAGGAGCAGATCCATCTGGTGTTGACTATGCTCTTAATAGGTCAGTGAACAAGCCATCTGATGAGTGGGTTGGGTTTTCTTTACTTTATCATCAAAAGTTTCTGTCTTTCATAAATTTTCTCCATACACGTATCCTAGTTTTCCAAGGGAAAGTGACGAAGGTTACGACTTTACTTGCTGATAATTTATTACGATATGCTTTCTTCCgtttgtttatttgtttagaCGAACATGGGATTAATGTTGAGAGTTGTTTGTATTTTTCACCATCAATCTCCTCCCAATTCCCCGATTGTTTACATGTTACAACAATTTCCCTTCAAGAAAGTTTGTTTTCATTTCAGAGCAATTTCTGCATGGTACAACGATCGAAGTTGGTTTCATTCATTGTGCAAGAAAGTTATGGAGCAAGACTGGTCTTGGAACCGACCTGCTCTTGACTACTTGGAACTTTATCACGCAGCACGAAAATGAAGAACGAGTTGAACAGTCATCAAATAATGGAGCGAAGGATCAACAGTTTGCCAAGAAGCTCATCGGTACTGTACAGGTTTAGTTATAAATTTTGCTTTTCATTTCTCTTATTGAAAAGATCTCCTTTTACACCTAGTGACTGCCATTTATTAGGCCAAACATCCATCTTTCTGTACATTGAGAACGTATTTCAACTTAGATATAAATGCAGCATTATCATTTTATTTAGCAGAAATATGTTCTGATGTCCCAAAAAACGGAATCTGATAATAAGATTTGAAGTGGCTTAAGCGTAGTCACTTATTCACCACTGAAGTCGTTCATTATCTTTTATaggaattattattattattattgttgttgttgttgttattattataattttgatGGTTGAAGTTGCTTCTTCTAGGACAGCCATTCAGGTGGTAGATGGTAGTGGAAATGATAGTTTTAATTCTGACTGTGGGGTTGTCAACTGTCataaacaaaaactttttggaaGATAGCaattgattttgatatctagGCCCCCATTTAATGCTCTTTATCCTCAAAGACAAGAATAGTTCAGAAGATTTTGggaaaagaaaagtaattaGGGAAGTGGGATTTGGTGCGTTAAGATTATCTAAAATATGACGTGAGGTCAATTTTTGGGTTAGGATAACAAATAGTTAATTATATCATTAGCTCTTAAATCAGCCTGCTTTAATCTTTATATCATAAAACAAAACACTACCGAAATCGTTAAGCAAAAATTAGTAGAGAGAATGGGGAAATCTTCTCTAAAGAAAATCAACCCAAATTTTTTACTGCTACCATCATAGATTTCTTTTCCTCACTAGCCATGGTAATGATTCCAATTttcatttcataattttttttccgcGTTAGGATGTTTGAGTGTCAAGaattcttaaaattaattattttaaaaatacatgtTTGTTTCTTAACTTTTTAACTATAGTTTCCACTTTGACTTTTTTGTTGTTGTCAAATTCGaaaaacataaacaagtctTATATTTGATCTTTGATGACAAAACATTACAAATTTACGAGTGGAATTAGCgtttatagatttaattttcaataaaaaaactAGAAGGTTAATTATTAGAATttagatatattcaattttaagataacaaaaaagaaaatataggTGGAAGAAGAGATTTATACACTAAAATTTCATTTAATAACTAAAAACTAAATGGTTATTAAGTTGATTGGTGGACATTTTTTTCCCCTCTAATCACTTATGTGGGTAGTGGAAATGGGTGTTCTTTCTTCCATCAATTGATGAAAAGCCATTGATGACAGGTACTCTTTTGCAGTCCTATACACTTGGTGAATCTAATTAGGAACAGCTGATCATAACTACAAAATCCAATTATTGACTTTTAGATAGGCCCATATTTAGGATTATTTGCAAAGTTAATGCCAAGGTGAAAACAAAAGGTAAATCTTATCTCAAAGTGCCATGTGCTGCAAACTTTTAATATacacataataataataactccCATCTCATTAATGAACtaacttatttattattatctctAGAGTAAAACTTGCCTCCTGCTGAGTGAGTCTGCTTCGCTATCCTCGATCTGCCACATGGCATAATCTcattgagaagaaaaaaataaaagaatacagaGTCATCAAAAGAGAATTTTTAATCAAGTAAGATATGGTCTAAAGAATACCGAACAAAGGAAACAAAGTTTTGATTGTAAAAGCAAAACTAGGGAggtagaaatagataaaaagaaCATTTTTAGTTCATAAATTTTAAACCGTAACTCATCGATCTATTTAAAACCTACTTTGATCTATGTACTTTTGGTTTTGGTTCGTTTTAGTTCATAAACTTTCAACTATTTGTTTTAATCGAACTTAAATGATCACTTTtcgataattttttaaaagtttaaatattgaaatgaaGCAGTCCCATACAGAAGGGTAATTGGAAAAgtgtttgtttttcttaaatactaataataaaggGAGTTGAAGTGTCACCATTGGTAGGGGAAAAGCATAGCAAAAAATGGCTCAACTTGCAATATGCAATAACCCATGCGGTGGGTTTCCTGATTGGGAAATTTCCTTTCCAACCTCTTCTTCTCTTATcctcaataataataataataatacaaacaCCATTCCcattatttcatttcatttcttaCTTTACCAACCAACCAATTTGGATACTTTTTTAAAccttttattgaaaaagaataaCTCAAGATTCAACTTTTTAATGTTTAATAAGCAGTGGAGAGATTAGATGGAATATAATCACAActataatctatctttttagTTACGTCGTTATTAGTAAtgtctatcactaatagctTTAGATTTAAGAAAcaattgttttatttattggtaaaacatatattaaaaagaaataaatttagAGAAAGAACTAAGAAGTAATATCTATAGGTTTAATTTTTAGAAACAAATACTCAAAAACCAAAACGTTTATTTTTCACTACAATTAACGACACAATTagttaatattaaattataacttgaaatatattttaaatataactaaTGTTTCACAAAATATATTACTAATCTTTCATGTTGTATTTGTTTAGTTCtacttaaattaatttttataataaatctAGAATTTTTAATGTGTGTAATAAATTGATttctattattaattaaattatgtaAGGATTATCAAATGTTGTGGTATGGATTTGGATTTAGATAattctcttcttttttgtttttcattttccaaTTTTAAAACATGAAACATAAATATAGTAACCTAATATAGAGCAATGGGAATTGACCTATTTACTGAGATTTTACTTTCATTAGGTTGATTGATGTGAAAAAACATAATCCCCTCTAATAAAAATTAGtgggaaaaaaaatacatttcaaaacataaaaaagaaaagtaaaaagtTTAATGAAAGTTCGGAGTCCTATAACACATCAAATTCAATATCTTAAATTCGATAAACTAtttactttttcaaaatttaaaatattttagaaacttATTAACCGAATACAAAATTGATTTTCCAAAGACAAACCTTTCTAAAGCTAAGAGACTATTTacgtaaaagaaaaaaaaacatatttgaGAGTAATTTTTTACGACATTTAAAAACCACTCTTTTCGTATTTAAAATCGTTCTCCACTAAAAttccttaaatttattttgCACATTTAAATGTCATTTTCATACCAATATTAAAATCACACAAGCAATTTTGAATACTAAAACAAATTTAACATTTCCAAAATCACTCCCAAGAACAAAACTCAAAATCTTTTAAATCTTTAAACGTAATTAGTTTATGTATTTTCGGTACTAGTTTATTGTTGACTTTTTAAAAACTCTATTATTACTTAACCAATATATATACGTACAGATGACCTTCGATCaactaaatttaatatttatcgAAAATCTAAAAGCTAAAACCCAACGCATTTTCTCAAAGTATAAACACCAAAACCGTAATTTAACCCGaacaaaagaattttatttttctttcttttttcaagaGAGGGAGGGGGGGTTAAAAATTGCAATGAAAATGGAGAACATGGAAGGACAATGTATTGGATTTCACCAACAAAGGTGGAAGAAGTGTAATTGCAGAATAATTGATCCCCACAAAAGCAGGAGAAGTTCacatgaaaaaaaagaagaagaagaagaagaaaaaagataaaacaGATAAGATAAGAgttgtttttttgtttgtttgtagttaataaataatataaccTCATTATCTCAACAACCCATaaatccttttttctttctttctttctttctttctttctttttttcaaatattttacaAACACATATTAATGAAATGTGTGCAGACAAAAAGTACTATGTTGTCTTCAACTACCTCCTatgttttctctctctctcaaattgtaattatatgtttttctaaaataaataaaaaatagagatgAGTTTGTTTATtatgtttgtatatatatataatgttcaAGAGGATGGATAAGGTTACAACACTTAACACACATATATCACCATTCTTTAAACCTTTATGTCAATATCATCATTCATAcccatctctctctctccttttacTACATCTACCTCCTTCAACAAACCTTCCTCTTTAATCATCAATGcttaatttactttttttttcccaaTCATTTTTAAGATGAGAAAATGCTCCCAATTTGTCTTCGTTTAAACTATAATAGGGTACGTGTGTTCTAATCAACTGTTTCGgtttattttgttttggaaCTTTAATAATAAGGGATGTAAACTTTGGATTTTATATCTATATTTGCTAATAAGTCTCTCGATGTTTTGTTGTATGTTGAAATAGTTTTTTTAAGTGTTCAagaattttaaaagtttaaatctTTATTTAgtaatgattttattttctcttcaaTTTTCATACTAAGTTTTACATTTCTTGACACAAACACAagtaaaattctaaaaacaaaacaaaaactttttctttttggttttaattaaaaaaaattagagatgATGGATAACAAAGCAATAGAAAGTAGAAAGTAGAAAGTAGTTAATAAGTTTTGATAAATTTAGGCACTTTTTGAATAAGaattcaaaatgaaaaaagagtAGCGAAAAGTTCAGAAAACGAGTATGATCTGATAAATATAGGTACCAAAAGGATAAAGGATAGAAGGATGAAATCCTTCAActtataagaaaagaaaatgatagtAATTAGGGTTAAGTAAACTGATTTTACCACTAAAATTTGTAGTTTAGGTATAAAAACAACTAAAGAGATGAAGAGAGAGGGGGGGAAAGAAGAGCATCAAATGCTCTGTTTTCATGATTTGTTCTGTCACCATTAACTGTGTTTCCTCAGATGGGGTTATAATGCTTTTTCATGTTAtagtaattttgtttttttaaaaaagttctcttaaataaataaaacataatggTTTGTTGTCTTTTACCTCTTTGTTTTTGCTATTGCCACCACTTTCCTCTGTCCtttcacatttaaaaaaaaaaaaaaaaaagaaaaaagaagaaaactttagtctaagattaaattaaaaaaaaaaaaaaaaaacctaagaATATGTGTGATATTGGGAAACTGAGATTCTATATCCCatcactttctttttcttttctctcatctttgaattattattattattattattattatttcttcttttcagtTTTTAATTGGCCATTAAAACCCATCTCTGATTTCTCTCTGTTTCTGTGGTCTTCTCTTTTGCCACATTACATTCAAACCTCTGTTCttcaccttttctttctccttcttTCTTTACACCTTCTCTTCCATTTTCTTCATGCGGTTTTGGATTATGAACAAAACCCATTTCAGGAATTCTTGAAAAAAGCgagctttttttcttttttgatttcTCAACAGAACTCTGCCACAAAAGCCTGGGTACTAAAATTCTAGAGAATCTATTTTTATtttgcctttttctttttcattcccGAGATGACTAATTTTTACATactgttgtttttttttttcttcatttccttcTGGTTAATCAGATATCAATGGCGAATTGGAGCAGTGCTTTGAGAAAAAACTATGGATTCAGTGatgatttggaagaagaagatgtaTGGAATTCTGTTGAAGGTAAAGAAGATTCTTCAAATTTCATCAATAGGAAGTCTCATGACTATTattactcttcttcttcttcttcttcttcttcttcttcttcttcttcttcttcgtcttccaCTTGGCGTCTTCCAACTGCTCCAAAAATGATCCCGAAATCCATTTCAACGAGAACACATGAAACCCAGATGGCGAATAATCGATCCTCTGCTCCAGTGGATATTCCCGATTGGTCCAAAATTTACGGAAAAATGGGTTCGTCGTCCGCCGGTGAAAAAACTGACGTTAGAGATCAAGAAGACGGTGAAGATGACGATATGGTGCCTCCTCATGAATGGATAGCTCAGAAATTAGCAAGAAGCAGAATTTCGTCTTTCTCTGTTTGTGAAGGGGTTGGAAGAACTCTCAAAGGAAGAGATTTAAGTAAAGTTCGAAACGCCATTTTAACAAAGACGGGTTTTTTAGAGTGATTTGAGAGATTAttatcatcatcttcatcattttgTTCTGTGTTTTCTTGTTTTGCTTTACTGCCATTGTTATGAGCTTAGTTAGAACAGATGAGTTTCTAGCAAGAActcgaagaaaaaaaaattgaagaatttgTAGCTTTTTTTGAGTATTTAAAATGGAGTGGGAACTGTCTCATGTTCTATGATTTTGAGTTAAGAAATGGTTTGTTGGAGTTCTTAGTTTATAGTGTTGTGTCaatgcaatttttttaatatattaattgaTAGATCTTCTTCTCATTCATTtctatttgaactttttttttttttttcttttttgggttttattaaataacaacttatttatattatatttattaggATCCCCATAATTTGTGTAGATATTCCATGGTGAAAGGAAAAGTAATATTGAGATTTACTGAATCAAATCAAGCTTTTTAAAGTAAATTTTATATTGGGAAAAGTTGCATTTTTGCCCCCTCAAATTGGACCATAGGTTTGAAATCATAAACCAAATAATTATGAATCAAAAGATTGGATTTTTGGTTTGAAGTTGAGTGTTTTCAACACTAATCTCAGTCTAAAACGAAAGACAGAAACCCCCAAATGTTTAGCGAAGAATTAGGGTATGATAAAAAGGGAAAGCTTCACCTTTATCCATTAGAGTGGTAGAAGGAAGCAAAGACACCTGGTTTAGGAAAAGAAGACATTAATgtattttgtttggttttagaAAAAGCTGTTTGTCTTTGGAATTGAGGTATGAATATCTGTAGGATATGGCAGCAGGCAGTGGCATCAAATACATCAAATCACTTCCTACAGCCCTTTCTGATCCGAATAAGGGTCCACGAATAATTCCATAATAAAGACGAAAATTcaaccaattttttttataaaaagaacaATCATCCTGCTCCTCTTCCAATGGACAGATTCCTGTTTCCATGGGCATCATatgatcatatatatctataccAAAACCACGTCGTTTtgatatatatgtgtgtgtgtgtgtgtatgtctCAGAACCTGACTCATAGTAACAGATTCTTTTCTTTTGAGTCCACCAAAATCAATATGCCTTTGTCTTAGTTAGCTTTCCCCCTTTTTCCAGCACCAACCAACCAACCATCATTTTGCTCACAATTCCCTTCCCCTTCCATCAGTTTCAGTGTAAAAATGTGTATGTACAACAAACatctcttctttctctttttttcttcaatattcGTTGATATCCTTTCTAGTTCGTCTTAATCAAGTTTGGATAGGATAGAGTTTCGTGAATGATGTTACGAGGTCGACAATTAAAGATATTGTAAATGTAAAAGAGAATCAACACATATATTTAGATTAGAGAGTTACATGGAATTTGTATAATATAGTTTTCTAAGTCCTAGTTCGGTCAAAATCGTAAATCGTGCAAAAAACATAAACACAACAATTTAGGTTTTGGGGTTGGTTCTAAACTCCATCAAAACCCTATTAATATATTGATCTACACTAATGATCCCATAGTTGAATGCACTAATATATTTAGAGGGTTAGATCACACTTTCCTAAACTCCAGAGCCAGTATCATAAAGCATGCAAATAACATAAATACAAATACAATTAGAGACCCAATCAAAAAACACATGGTCTCTAGATTTTGAGTatttcatatatatacacatgcaagtgaaataaaaagaaagagcaaAAACTTTTCCATTTGGAATAAAAATTTGAGCATCTTTGCACTTTGTTGGAGGGACCCGTTTCCATTGGGAGTAGTGGGAAAAAATAGGAGTCTCATATTGAAGCAAAGATCATCAAATccaaaagggggggggggggggttttCTTGAAAGAGCACTAATTATAttctgtttcttcttcttcttattattattttcctaaATTCTAACCATGTTCCTTTTTATTCTGTCTTTTGATGCAAACCCTTAAAAAGGAAGGGCTCTATCTTCCCTAGATCTTGATTTTGCTTCCACATGGATTCTAGATCTTATGCTCAAAAACTTTGTTGTGAACTTGTGtaaagaaaattcaaagttttaaagaaaaagaaaaagaaaattgtggTTAGTGCTTCTTTGTCACTGTCATCTACCACTTGAAAGAAACTAAAAATGGGAATCCAAATCCAGGATATATATTTGCTTCATATCCATATTTTTATTGTGTTCCCTTTTCTTGgggaatatatatatttgcttCACATCCATATTTTTATTGTGTTTACTTTTTCTTGGTGGGGATTGGAAATGCCAAGCTTTAAGAAAATGATTTTGGCTAAAACACCAATAACtaatcaaaatcttcaacgaAGTAAAGAAATGAAACTCAAGTTTAGGAATAAGCTTTGTATTGAAGATAATATAAATGATGATATAAAAATGTGACATAAAACTTGGTGATAAGAGATAAATTGGAATTAAGGTTGGAACATGAAACTAACTTTTATGATTGGTGAAAAAGTTATATTGTAAATTTACGGTATTTATGTACCAAAAAGGTGTCTTTTCCAAGAGAGAAAAGAGAATTATGAAGTGAGCACATATACACATATAATCGAATACATCAATTtgttacttaaaaaaaaaaaactaatgataagaatacatatatatgtgtgtacATGTTCATGCACGTATGTACGTATGTACAACGTACGTATGTTTATAGATAGCTTGAATCTAATCTGTTACAAAACCCCCTTTTGTATCATGCTTACAACATGAAATCAACCAAACAACAAAGCAAATAGAACATTTGGAGAAACCTCGATGAACAACCTCATGAACATATATGCATATTCTATTCTCGTTGTAGAAACCAAAAAGGAATAGGAGAAGAGGAGAACTTTAAAATCTTTCGAGAAGATTAAAGTTGGAacatgaaatttttttatggttGGTCTAAAGAAAAGTTCTATTGCAAGCTTGTAGTATTTATGTATCAAAAAGAGtgaggaaaaagagaaaatttacgattgtgagtttttatttgtattaatttttaaaacgtTACAAATTTTATATAGTTACTTGGTTAATAGTATAAGTTAATTCTACTAGTGTCATTTATTATCTGATTTGTTTTTATTTGcataattaatttttagaatgctaccatttttctttaattaattaattggtcAATCTTATAAgttaaaaccaaaaaattaatGGTGAGTTTCTATGATCAAATTTATTACATATTAAtgttgtgaaaaaaaaaaccttattaAAAGGTAACTTGGTTCATTTTCTCTCGTACAAGCAAATACTTTTTCCTTTATCTTTCATACACATTTGAACTAAAAGTGAATTtagattttcaaattttgaagtttCACTTTGACTATAGCCATTTAGATTTCAAGaatttagttttgttttattcaCTTCTCTTATGCATAATTAATCTAAAAGTTTAGATTCAAtctttgattttgaaatttttttatacttttgagagtaaaataataaagtgagaatg comes from Cucumis melo cultivar AY chromosome 12, USDA_Cmelo_AY_1.0, whole genome shotgun sequence and encodes:
- the LOC103485264 gene encoding uncharacterized protein LOC103485264 → MANWSSALRKNYGFSDDLEEEDVWNSVEGKEDSSNFINRKSHDYYYSSSSSSSSSSSSSSSSSSTWRLPTAPKMIPKSISTRTHETQMANNRSSAPVDIPDWSKIYGKMGSSSAGEKTDVRDQEDGEDDDMVPPHEWIAQKLARSRISSFSVCEGVGRTLKGRDLSKVRNAILTKTGFLE